The Moraxella nasicaprae sequence GGAAACCACGGGGCTTTTTTGTTTTCATCATTAAAATAGCCAACCACTTGCCCTGTTTTGCGATGTACTCGTTTAAAGATAAAATAGCCTTTTTGGTCTCGTTCAATATAATGGCTGCTAACTTTGATGGGCGTGGCTTCTACAATGATGGCGTTTTTCATTGATGGCGAGGTTGAAATTTTGACCACAGGGTTTACAAATTCATCGCTGGTAAACCAAGTAAAGGCACGCATTGTGGTAGGGTCGCCCTTGATGGTGGAGGTGATACGGTTTGGTGTGTTGTTCTTTTTGATGGGGGCAACAACAGGCTTGATGACAAGGTTGTCGGCTTCTGCCTTTTGGGTTTGGTCATTGCGGTGAGCCTTGGCGTGTTCTGGATTGGGGTTGTCAATCACAGTGTTGGCAAAGGTAAGGCTAGCAGCGGTGCTAAGCAGTATAGCCAGCAAGGTTTTTTGAAATTTCATAAAATATCCTTATGTGATGAAAATGTGAATAATTGGCAAATGGCTAAATCAATATGGCAAAAATTATATCACAGTGAGCAAAAAATCAGACATAAAATGACCTAGGTTTTTTAAAATTGAATTAATTTTGATAAAATTCTGCAAAAATTGTAATAATTTGTTGCCAAATACTTTCAGGTTGAATATACTAGCAGTGCAAAGAAAATATTAGTTTGGGATTTAGCCAGATGGATAACCATATTTTTGGTTCGCCAGCCAGTCCCTTGTTAATTTGCTCACGGTTCATGCCAGCAGGAGTTGTGGTAGATGCTGGTTTTTATAAGGATTTTTTTATGAAGTATTCGATGCTTTGCTGTGCCGTTGGCATGGCATTTTTGAGTAATGCAGCAATCGCCAGCCCAAAAATTTCTGGTGAAATTCAGTTGGAAGCGTTACAGCAGTCAACTGATGTGGTCAGTAGAAGTCTTAATAGTGGACGAGTAACATACCCAGAGGATTTGTATAAGCGACCAACACTTGAAGGAGCTGGTGAAATTAAATTTTCTGCAAGCCAAAAGTTGAATGACGATTTAACAACTCGCTATTCTTTGACATACTTGGTGGGAGTTGCCGATGATGGAAGAACCAATTTCCGTTCTGGTACGACCTATATCAGTTTGGATCATAAAGATTATGGTCGTCTTCGTTTCGGTCGTATGACAACCCCAGAAGATGAGTTGGTTGATGTGGGTGTAGCAAAAAGTGGCTGGCTGTATGGGGTTGGTAAGCCTTTTACCAATTCAGGCTTTAAGACCAATAATACCGTCCAATACTATTCCCCTTATTTTATGGAAAGCAAAGATGGCAGAACTCGTGTCAAATTGCATTATGCAATGGATGAAAATAATAGTTCTGTTACAGGTCTAAGACTGTATAAAGACGATGGCTCTAATGTTCGTGAAAACAAAAAACGAGATGTGTTTGTTGCTCAGATTTTACATAGCGGTAAAATTGATTGGGGCTTTGCTTATACGCAAGCAGGTAGTGATTTAAAAGCCATTTCTGGCATGGCACGCTATAATGCTGATGATTGGAGTGCGGCTCTTGCGGTGCGTCAAGCTGATTATGGTACGGGCAAAGATGAAACAGGAGCCTTTGGTTCGTTAATTTATAGCTTGCAAAGAGATTGGGCGGTTTATGGGCAGGCAGGCTATGTTAAAAATTATGCAGGTCAGGGATTTAATATCAAAGACACCGACTATTTGGTTGGAGCTTTGGGCGTTTCCAAAGACTTTCGTTTAGCAAGTGGTCGTGCCACCGTTTATGCTGAAACAGCCCTAGAAAAGATAGACTTTATCGCACCCAATAGTTCAGAAACCAGACTGTCTAGCGACCGAAAGGAAGAAGTGCTAGGTTTTGCTACGGGTATCGAGTTTAAATTCTAATACTTTTATACCACTAAAACTTCTGTCTTTTGGCAGGCTTTTAGTGGTATTTTCTTAAAAAGAAATCCCCCACAATGGTAATGATGGGGGATTTTATCATTGGTCAGTAATTGGTTAGGCCTCGTATTCAAACATGGCACTGATTGATTCTTCATTATTGATGCGGCGAAGGCTTTCAGCAATCATCGCAGCAATGCTGACTTGGCGAATGTTGCCACAGGCTTTGGCATCTTCGGTCAATGGAATGGTGTCGGTCACTACCAGCTCATCTAGGGCAGAATTTTTGATGGTTTCGATGGCTTTGCCTGATAGGACAGGGTGGGTGATGTAGCCAACCACTCGTCTAGCACCATTGTCTTTTAGAGCTTGGGCGGCCTTGCATAGTGTGCCTGCGGTATCAACGATGTCATCCACGATGACACAATCACGACCTGATACATCGCCAATGATGTGCATGACTTGTGATTCGTTGGCACGGGCACGGCGTTTGTCGATGATGGCAAGGTCGGCATCGCCCAACAGTTTTGCCATAGCACGAGCACGCACCACGCCACCCACATCAGGCGATACCACCATGAGGTTGTCGTAGTTTTGTTGTTTTAGGTCTTTTAGCAGCACAGGCGTGCCATACAGATTATCCACAGGCACATCAAAGAAACCTTGAATCTGGTCAGAATGCAAATCAACCACCACCACACGGTCAATACCAGCGATTGACAGCATATCCGCCACCACCTTAGCAGAGATTGGTACACGAGTTGAGCGAGGACGGCGGTCTTGGCGAGCGTAGCCAAAGTATGGAATGACCGCTGTAATGCGACCAGCACTCGAACGGCGTAGAGCGTCTGCCAATAGGACGATTTCCATCAGATTGTCATTGGTCGGTACGCAGGTCGGTTGAAGAATGAAGACATCTTTGCCACGCACATTTTCTTTGATTTCGATAGCGATTTCACCATCAGAAAAACGAGAAATGTCAGCATTACCCAAAGGGATATTTAGATGGTCAGCGACAGTTTGGGCAAGTTTTGGATTGGCACTACCTGAAAAGACAGCCATATATGACATGAGCAAAATCCTGTAAAAGAAATCAAAAATAGTATAAAAAGTGCAATCGTTGGCACATGAGCTATTTTATCATCTTTGGCTACAAATTTGCAGTATTTGTGCAAGAATTCACACAGTTTTGGTAAAAAAATATGAAAAATGGCGGTGCGAGTACAAAAAAATCAAGCCAATCACGAATGACTGGCTTGATTTGGATTTGGCAGAGGTAGCTGGACTCGAACCAACGAATGTCAGGATCAAAACCTGATGCCTTACCAACTTGGCGATACCCCTAAGGTGCAATTTTAAAGATTGCGAACTTTAAATTGGCAGAGGTAGCTGGACTCGAACCAACGAATGTCAGGATCAAAACCTGATGCCTTACCAACTTGGCGATACCCCTGTATAGGTCGCACATTATACCGATATTTTGCAAAATTGCAAGTATCTTGTTTCAGATTATCGAAATAAATTTTATAAGTTATTGATTATCAATGATTTATTTATTTGAGACTGTGAGCGATGACGCTGCGACAAGGGGCGTTTTTTTGCCATTGTGCCAGTGTGTCATCATCAATCTTGTGACCAATCGGTAGAAAAACTGTACTGCCTGTACCGCTGAGGCGAGCGGTGGTGTTGCTGATGGGTTCTAGCTGTTGTAGATAGCTTAGGGCTTGGGCGATTTTTGGCGAGATGGAGACGGCAATCGGCTCAAAAACATTGACAAAATCTTGGCTTAATCGATGGCAAAATTGGTCGGTTTTTTGATGAAGTTCGTCTATGTAAGCACAGTTTTTTTGCAGATTAGGCTGTGCAAAAAAATTTGCCGTAGCAGCGTGTTCATCGGGCAATAGCAGCAGATAGCGATGGCTTGGCAGTTTGATGGCATCAAGTTTTTCGCCAATGCCTGTGACGATGGCGTCAGGGCAGCGATGATGAGCAAAAATAAAAAATGGCACATCAGCCCCAATGCTTGCTCCGATGTTGATGAGCGTGTCGGTGTCTAGGTGTGTTTGCCAAAGTTGGTTTAGGGCAATCAGCGTTGTGGCGGCATTGCTTGAACCACCACCAATCCCTGCACCCGTAGGCAGACGTTTGGTCAAAGTGATGTTGGTGGCAGGTGTCTGAATGTCAGCATATTCAGCCAGTGCATTGGCAGCTTTGATAATCAGATTGTCCTTGATGTCAGCGGTTAAATGCGTTGCCCCAGTAAGACAAACCAAGCCAGCTTGATTGTCACATTCAAAATGCAGCTCATCGCCAAAATCAATGGCACGAAAGACGCTTTGCAAATCATGATAGCCGTCTGCACGCTTGCCTGTAATGTGCAAAAACAGGTTGAGTTTGGCGGGTGAAAATAAAGTTAATTGACGCATGATTATTGATGTGTGATGGTCATGACAACACGATGACCGTCTTGATGCGTGATGCGAAGACGGCTTGGTCGTTGGTGCTTATCGTATTCAAAATTTGCCGTCCAACCTGTATTGCTGGCGGTGGTCAGTCGTCCATTGGTATCAAGAGTTTTGCTGTCATCGCTGGGTGCGTTACGACCGACAATCCAATAGGGCAATTGGGAAATGGGGGCGTACCAGCCTGTTGCTGATAATAGCAGTTCTTCTGGACTGTCCGCTTCAATCAGACCTGTGCGTTCGCTTTCTAGGGTGGCGGTTGTGCCATTGTAGCGAATTTGGGTTGCACCGATGCCCAATGCACCAGTTAGGTCAATGCTAAACCGCTCACCCTCTTGTGCCCATGCATAAAAAGCACTGCCGCCTTGTGTGCCATCAGCGGTCTTAGCAGTGATGCCAATTTTACCTGTGGTGGTAAACTTGATGGGGGCATTTGGCAGGGCGGTGGTTTGGGCGATGGGTGTATTAGGCACGCTTTGGCAGGCGGTCAAAACACCAGTCAAGGCACAGGCGGTCAGGATAAGTCGAATATTTTTCATGATGATTGTCCAGCTAAGGGCGAGAGGTTAATAGATTTGACTGTCGTCAAATGAGCCATCTTGATTGCCAAATCTGTTTTGTAAATCTGATAATACCTGCTCAACCATCTCTTGATTATCCAAACCTTGATAGGCTCGCAACAGGGCGATACCAACATTGAGCGTTGGCATCACATCATAAGGGGCTTGTAGATAATCAATGACGGCATCATAATGCTGCTGGGATAGGGCATGATTAGCAAGCACCAGTAGAGCGTCTAGTTGTAACTGACTGTCATAATTTGGGTCGTCAGCCCCGATGTGACTGATGTCGATGGCGGTTTGTAGTGCTGTATCGTCATCAGGATTTTTTTCAAGGCGTAACTTGACATCGGCAAGCTGGTATTGCGGATTGAAGTCGTCCAACTCTAACAGCTTGTCAATGGCGGCTCGCCTGTCTTCAAAACTTAGCTCATCTTCAAGCAACTGAAAACTGGCAAACAGCAAGCGGTCATCGTTTGGGTATTCACGATTGGCGATGGTCAAAAGGTCTTTGGCGTGTTGTTTATCGCCTTGACGCAAGTACAGCTCAGCTTGCAGAATGTAGCTGTCTGTGGCGTACACTTCAAATTCATCTCTGAGTGCCACTAAGGTATTGACCGCAGCGTCAATGTTGTTTTCAAGCATATAAAAACCCATGACTTTGGTGCGTGCGTCCAATACTTGTTCATAGCTATGCACCTGCTCGTAGTGTTTGCGAGCATTGAGATTGTCGCCCAGTCGTTCGTAGCCGATGGCGGTGTAATAATGGGCTTGATTTTTAAAGTCGGGATTTTTGGTTAAAGGGGTCAGTAGTTCAATGGCGTTGGTGTAACGACCACTATCTAGTGCCACCAGACCAGACAATAAAACCACATCAGGGCTATTTGTATGCTTATTAGCCAGTGTTAATAATTGCCAAGCATCATTTAGTTCGCCAACAGCAAGCAAATGCCTGATTTCGTAGAGATATAGTTCTTTTTCGGTGGGTAGTTTTTGGCGAATTTGGTGTAAATATGCCCACAGCTCGTCCATGCGATTTTGTAGTTTTAAAATATCAAGTTTGAGCGTGATGAATGCCAAATTGGTCGGTTCTAGACTCAAAGCATGATTCACATGCAACAAGGCGGCGGATTGTTCGCCAATGCCCATCAATAGACCTGCTCGCAGTACAGACACAGAAGCATTGTTTTGCCCAAGTGGTATGAGGGCGTTAAAGAGTTCTTTTTGTTCGCTTTGGTCGCTGGGCATGATGCCAGTCAGAATTTGTTCCAAATTGGCGTTTGGGTCATAGTGCAAGATGGTCGAAAGCATTGCCGCAGCTTGCTTGTACTCACCTGCTTTGAGTGCCAAATGCGTCACATAAAACCATGCGGGCAAATGTTCTGGATTGTGCGTTTGCCAAGCGGTGGCAAAGGCAAGCGATTTGTCAGGGCTTTCAAATTCAAGCGATAAGCCCAATGCTCGCTCAAAGACATGGGTGGCATTTTTTTTGAAAGACTCTGCCTTATAGATGGTTAAAGCCTTGCTAATATCGCCTCTATCGGCAGCAAATTCAGCGTCCAATAAAGCATATAAGTCTGGCGAATCAAGCATTGGCTCGGTGTCATTGGCAATCAGTGTGTCGTCCAAAAAAGCCTCTGGCAAGGCAGGATTGACAACTTCGGTCAAAGGATTGCTTGGATTGTCTGACATCATCTCATCGGCGTGGGCGTGTGCAGACAATGCCATCAGTATGGGCAAGATGGCGATGACACGCAGACACCAAAGAGATGTTTGGTGTCTGTATGCCAGATGATAAGAGGGTAAAATCGCCATAAATCAATACGCCAAACCGCACAGCATGACAACGGTGATGATGTGTGGTTTTATTGGATAACCATGAGCAGTCAAATCAAGTCAATTGCTTGGTTTGATGGATAAACATTCACAAAAGCATTGTTTGTTTTAAGGTCATATTATAAAAGTATTTTGAATAAGTGCAACCAAATCCGTGTGAATTTTGATAAAAAATGTTACCGCCCATGTTTGTCATGACGATGATTTGGCAGACTTTTTTTGATGTAATACCAACCAATGAACAAAATGAGCCAAAATTTAATCAAAAAGAGCGATTGTCATGCACTTTGATGGATTTGGGCTTGATTATGACTGTATCAATGCTGATAAAGCTGTTATAATAGCCAAATTTTGTTAATTGTTGGTTTTGTGTATGAAATTAGCCGTTGTCGGAGTGAATCATAAGACTGCCCCTGTTGCACTACGGGAGCGGCTGTCGTTCGGCTCGGATATGCAAACAGCCATTGAACAATTATCCACTTTATCGTCAGGCTGCACCATTGTTTCGACCTGTAATCGCAGCGAATTGTATTTTGGGGTTGATGATGAACTGATGCCTCCAAGCGATGATGACGATGAACAACAAGCATTACCAGAATTTTTGTTAAAGGTTTGTCAGTGGCTGGCGGACTTTAAGCAGTTGCCACTTGATGAGATTTTGCCTTATCTGTATGTATATCAGGAGTCCAGAGCCTTAAACCACTGGCTAAGAGTGGCGGCAGGGCTAGATTCGATGATTTTGGGCGAGCCGCAGATTTTGGGGCAGATTCGTCAAGCGGTGGCGGTGTCTCGTGAATATGGTGGTATCAGCAGTGAGTTTGGCTGGCTGACCCAGCAGGTGTTTGCTGCTGCTCGAACGGTTCGTCGTGATACCAAAGTGGGGGCTCAGGCGGTTACTTTGGGTTTTGCGACTGCCAAATTGACGACTCAGATTTTTGACGACCCAAGCCAATTAACCTTTTTATTGGTGGCGGCAGGGGAGATGAATCGTTTGGTGGCACATAATGTCACCGCACTTGGCATCAAAAAAATCATCATCTGTAACCGCAGTCATGAACGAGCAACTGCATTGGCGGACGAGCTGGCACAGATGGCAACACAGGCGGGCAGGGAGCTGGATATTGAGCTGGTGCCACTTGATGAGTTGGCACAAGTCTTACCACAGGCAGATGTGGTCAGCAGTTGTAGTGGCAGTATGCACGCCTTGATTGATGTGTCAATGGTTCGAAATGCCCTAAAACAACGCCGCCATGAGCCAATGTTGCTTGTTGATTTGGCAGTGCCAAGAGATATTGAGCCAAAAGTTGGGCAGCTTGATGATGTCTATTTGTATTCGGTTGATGACTTGCAACATGTCATTGCAGGCAACCTGCAAGAACGCCAACAGGCAGCGGTCGAGGCAGAGTTGTTGGTGGGTCAGTTGGTTGCCGATATTGAACAACAAATGCAGGTGCAAGTGGCTCGTGGGCAGATTGACGCCTATCGAAAAATGGCAGATGCACATACCCAAAGACTGCTGGCAAAGGCGATGGAGAGACTTTTGGCTGGCGAAGATGCCAGTCAAGTGATGCAAGTTTTTGCTCACAAACTCAGTCAGACGCTCACACACAGCCCCTCAAAGCTCATTCGTCATGTCGCCATGCATGCTGATGCCAATACGCTGGATATGGTGTCGCATGAGCTGATACATGGCTATCGTGATAAGCAGGTGTGATGCCTGCTTTTTTGATGCTTGATTTTTTGGGATTGGCTTGGTAAATTGAACATCATCTCGCCAAGTGTTTGTGTTGTTTTGGGCAAGGCTGTCAGGTTGATTTTTTGGTCATGATGCCACCATAGGCTTGATGGATTAGGCTGATGAGCGAGATATTTAGGCGTATTTTCTTAACTGTTTTTTATGGATACATCAGTAATAATACAAGGAGCAATTTTATGCCTGCATTAAGAAATGACATCGACCCAGATGGATTATTGGAATATTCGGTGGTCTATACCGACCGAGCATTGAATCATATGTCCAAGCAGTTTTGTGCGGTGATGACGGATTTATCCACCGAATTAAAAGCCCTATATCAGGCTGATGCTGTCGCCATTGTGCCAGGTTCTGGCACTTCTGGCATGGAGGCGTGGTGCGTGCGTTGGCGGACAATCAAGACTGCGTGGTGGTGCGAAATGGCTGGTTTAGCTATCGCTGGACGCAGATTTTGCAGGCGACAGGTGTTGCCAAGTCCAGTCAGGTATTTTGTGCCAGCACCACGATGGTTGATGGCGTGCCAATGTTTGCCCCAGCAGACATCGATGAAATCACCAGCCATATTAAAACTCATAAGCCCAAAGTGGTCTTTGTCCCTCATGTAGAGACAGCGTCTGGCATGATGGTGAGCGATGAATATATCAGGCAGCTTGGCGAGGCTGTACATCAAGTTGGGGGTTTGTTGGTGGTGGATTGTATCGCCTCAGGGTGTATGTGGCTTGACATGAAGCAGCTTGGTATCGATGTACTATTGTCCGCACCACAAAAAGGTCTATCTAGCACGCCTTGTGCAGGCTTGGTGATGTTGTCTAAGACTGCCAAAGAAGCGGTATTGGCAAGTCATTCATCAAGTTTTGCCCTAGATTTAAAAGCATGGCTAAACATCATGCTGGCTTATGAAAATGGCGGTCATGCCTATCATGCAACCATGCCAACCGATGGGCTAAAACAGCTCAGAGATGCGTTATTTGAAGCAAAAAATATTGGCTATGATGCCCTAAAAATCGCCCAAAAACAGCTTGGCGAGAGGATTTTGGCAGTGCTGGCACAATATGGCATCAAAAGCGTGGCAATGCCTGATGTCCAAGCCTATGGCGTGGTGGTGTGTCATGCACCAACCCAAGACATTCAAAAAGGCACACCATTTGCCCAAGCAGGCGTGCAGATTGCTGCTGGCGTGCCACTACAAGTGGGCGAGCCTGAGAGTTATCAAAGTTTTCGCATTGGGCTGTTTGGGCTGGACAAGCTGACTGATGTGGCAGGTACGATTGAGCGATTTGCCAATGTCGCCAAGCAGGTTTTCGCCAATAATCTGATGAAATAAAGGAGCGGTTATGTCATTGAACGAACAAGCATATCAAGAAAATCTGGCAGTGGTGTCAGGGTTTGAGCCATCGTTATTATGGCGATGGTTTGCCCGCATTGGAGCGATTGCTCACCCAAGCTATCATGAAGAGGCATTGGCAAACGACATCGTTGATTGGGCAAAAAGTCAGGGCTTGCCTGTACGCCGTGATGCGGTGGGTAATGTTATCATTAACAAAGCTGCCACCAACGGTATGCAGGATATGCCAACGATTGCTTTACAAGCTCATCTGGATATGGTACCACAAGCCAATGCCGATACAGTGCATGATTTTACCAAAGACCCCATTCGTTTTCGTCTCAATCCTGACAATCCACAGTGGCTGATGGCAACTGGCACGACTTTGGGTGCAGATAATGGCATTGGCTTGGCAAGCTGTTTGGCGGTGCTAGAAAGCAAAGAGATTGCTCACCCAGCCCTTGAAGTGCTTTTGACCATGACCGAAGAGACTGGCATGGTGGGTGCGATTGGGTTGGCGGCTAATGAGCTGTCTGCCAGCATGATGATAAATACCGACACCGAAGAGATTGGCGAGGTGTATATTGGGTGTGCTGGTGGTATTGATGCCGATGTGAGTTTGCCTGTGGCGTATGAAGACAGTGATTTTGATGCAGCATTATCCATTAGCATCAAAGGCTTGCGTGGCGGACATTCTGGCATTGATATTCACAAAAATCGCGGCAATGCCATCAAGCTGATTGCCAGAGTGTTGGCGACATTGCAGCAGTCGGGCGGGCATTTTACCATCGTGCAGGTGCAAGGTGGTACGCTTAGAAATGCCATTCCACGAGAGGCGTCTGCCATCATCGCTTGCCAAGCTGAACAAAAAAATCAGCTTACCGTCAAAATTGAGGCGATTTGTCAGCAGATTTTTGAGGAAATCAAGCAAGCAGAATCGGGTTTCGTCAGTTTGGTGCAAGATACTCAGTTTGATGGCAGGGCAATCAGTACATCAGACAGTGATAAGCTGATTGGTTTGATGAATGCACTGCCTAGTGGTGTGGTGCGATACAGCGATACGGTAGAAGATACTGTGGAGACCTCATTATCGCTTGGACGAGTGGGTATTGTTGATGGTCAATTTGAGGCAGTGCTACTTGTGCGTTCACTGATTGAGTCTGGCAAAGAGGCAATCTGCACTGTGATTGACAGTATTGCTCGTTTGGCTGGGGCAAAAGCGGTGTTTGACGGTGGTTATGTGGGCTGGAATCCTGAACCAAACTCTGCCATCACTCAGCTGACCATCAAAGAGTACACCAAGATTTTGGGAACATTGCCACAGGTCAAGGTCATTCACGCAGGGTTAGAATGTGGTCTGATTAAGCAAAGCCACCCAAATCTTGATATTGTATCGATTGGACCTACCATCAAAAATGCTCACTCACCTGATGAGATGGTGGATATTGCCAGTGTTGATGTGTACTGGCAGTTGTTGGTGCGTATCTTGGCAAACATCAAGGCATCAGCGTGACATCTGCGGTTTTACGCCATAATTTTTGGCAAAATCATCGCCTTGATGAGCTAAACGATGCTGAATGGGAGGCGTTGTGTGATGGCTGCGGGGTCTGTTGTTTGGTGAAGTTTTTGGACGAAGATGATGTTCGCTTTACTGAATACACCGATGTGGCGTGCAAATTGCTTGATTGTCAAACAGGGCATTGTCGTGATTATGCTCATCGACAAACCCAAGTACCTGATTGCATCCGCCTGACGGTACAGATGTTGCCACAGATGATGTGGCTACCTAGACATTGTGCCTACAAAAGATTGTACTTGGGTCAATCTTTACCAAGCTGGCATCGATTGATGTCGGGTCAAGATACGCATCAGGCTGGTTTTGCCAAAGTCTCAGTGGCAGGCAGGTGTGTCAGCGAGCTTGATTTTGATGATGAACAAATCGAAGAGCGTATCGTGCGATGGGTGA is a genomic window containing:
- a CDS encoding aminoacyl-histidine dipeptidase, producing MSLNEQAYQENLAVVSGFEPSLLWRWFARIGAIAHPSYHEEALANDIVDWAKSQGLPVRRDAVGNVIINKAATNGMQDMPTIALQAHLDMVPQANADTVHDFTKDPIRFRLNPDNPQWLMATGTTLGADNGIGLASCLAVLESKEIAHPALEVLLTMTEETGMVGAIGLAANELSASMMINTDTEEIGEVYIGCAGGIDADVSLPVAYEDSDFDAALSISIKGLRGGHSGIDIHKNRGNAIKLIARVLATLQQSGGHFTIVQVQGGTLRNAIPREASAIIACQAEQKNQLTVKIEAICQQIFEEIKQAESGFVSLVQDTQFDGRAISTSDSDKLIGLMNALPSGVVRYSDTVEDTVETSLSLGRVGIVDGQFEAVLLVRSLIESGKEAICTVIDSIARLAGAKAVFDGGYVGWNPEPNSAITQLTIKEYTKILGTLPQVKVIHAGLECGLIKQSHPNLDIVSIGPTIKNAHSPDEMVDIASVDVYWQLLVRILANIKASA
- a CDS encoding YcgN family cysteine cluster protein — encoded protein: MTSAVLRHNFWQNHRLDELNDAEWEALCDGCGVCCLVKFLDEDDVRFTEYTDVACKLLDCQTGHCRDYAHRQTQVPDCIRLTVQMLPQMMWLPRHCAYKRLYLGQSLPSWHRLMSGQDTHQAGFAKVSVAGRCVSELDFDDEQIEERIVRWVKI
- a CDS encoding tetratricopeptide repeat protein, which gives rise to MAILPSYHLAYRHQTSLWCLRVIAILPILMALSAHAHADEMMSDNPSNPLTEVVNPALPEAFLDDTLIANDTEPMLDSPDLYALLDAEFAADRGDISKALTIYKAESFKKNATHVFERALGLSLEFESPDKSLAFATAWQTHNPEHLPAWFYVTHLALKAGEYKQAAAMLSTILHYDPNANLEQILTGIMPSDQSEQKELFNALIPLGQNNASVSVLRAGLLMGIGEQSAALLHVNHALSLEPTNLAFITLKLDILKLQNRMDELWAYLHQIRQKLPTEKELYLYEIRHLLAVGELNDAWQLLTLANKHTNSPDVVLLSGLVALDSGRYTNAIELLTPLTKNPDFKNQAHYYTAIGYERLGDNLNARKHYEQVHSYEQVLDARTKVMGFYMLENNIDAAVNTLVALRDEFEVYATDSYILQAELYLRQGDKQHAKDLLTIANREYPNDDRLLFASFQLLEDELSFEDRRAAIDKLLELDDFNPQYQLADVKLRLEKNPDDDTALQTAIDISHIGADDPNYDSQLQLDALLVLANHALSQQHYDAVIDYLQAPYDVMPTLNVGIALLRAYQGLDNQEMVEQVLSDLQNRFGNQDGSFDDSQIY
- a CDS encoding ribose-phosphate pyrophosphokinase, whose translation is MSYMAVFSGSANPKLAQTVADHLNIPLGNADISRFSDGEIAIEIKENVRGKDVFILQPTCVPTNDNLMEIVLLADALRRSSAGRITAVIPYFGYARQDRRPRSTRVPISAKVVADMLSIAGIDRVVVVDLHSDQIQGFFDVPVDNLYGTPVLLKDLKQQNYDNLMVVSPDVGGVVRARAMAKLLGDADLAIIDKRRARANESQVMHIIGDVSGRDCVIVDDIVDTAGTLCKAAQALKDNGARRVVGYITHPVLSGKAIETIKNSALDELVVTDTIPLTEDAKACGNIRQVSIAAMIAESLRRINNEESISAMFEYEA
- the ispE gene encoding 4-(cytidine 5'-diphospho)-2-C-methyl-D-erythritol kinase codes for the protein MRQLTLFSPAKLNLFLHITGKRADGYHDLQSVFRAIDFGDELHFECDNQAGLVCLTGATHLTADIKDNLIIKAANALAEYADIQTPATNITLTKRLPTGAGIGGGSSNAATTLIALNQLWQTHLDTDTLINIGASIGADVPFFIFAHHRCPDAIVTGIGEKLDAIKLPSHRYLLLLPDEHAATANFFAQPNLQKNCAYIDELHQKTDQFCHRLSQDFVNVFEPIAVSISPKIAQALSYLQQLEPISNTTARLSGTGSTVFLPIGHKIDDDTLAQWQKNAPCRSVIAHSLK
- a CDS encoding porin — protein: MDNHIFGSPASPLLICSRFMPAGVVVDAGFYKDFFMKYSMLCCAVGMAFLSNAAIASPKISGEIQLEALQQSTDVVSRSLNSGRVTYPEDLYKRPTLEGAGEIKFSASQKLNDDLTTRYSLTYLVGVADDGRTNFRSGTTYISLDHKDYGRLRFGRMTTPEDELVDVGVAKSGWLYGVGKPFTNSGFKTNNTVQYYSPYFMESKDGRTRVKLHYAMDENNSSVTGLRLYKDDGSNVRENKKRDVFVAQILHSGKIDWGFAYTQAGSDLKAISGMARYNADDWSAALAVRQADYGTGKDETGAFGSLIYSLQRDWAVYGQAGYVKNYAGQGFNIKDTDYLVGALGVSKDFRLASGRATVYAETALEKIDFIAPNSSETRLSSDRKEEVLGFATGIEFKF
- the lolB gene encoding lipoprotein insertase outer membrane protein LolB, translating into MKNIRLILTACALTGVLTACQSVPNTPIAQTTALPNAPIKFTTTGKIGITAKTADGTQGGSAFYAWAQEGERFSIDLTGALGIGATQIRYNGTTATLESERTGLIEADSPEELLLSATGWYAPISQLPYWIVGRNAPSDDSKTLDTNGRLTTASNTGWTANFEYDKHQRPSRLRITHQDGHRVVMTITHQ
- the hemA gene encoding glutamyl-tRNA reductase yields the protein MKLAVVGVNHKTAPVALRERLSFGSDMQTAIEQLSTLSSGCTIVSTCNRSELYFGVDDELMPPSDDDDEQQALPEFLLKVCQWLADFKQLPLDEILPYLYVYQESRALNHWLRVAAGLDSMILGEPQILGQIRQAVAVSREYGGISSEFGWLTQQVFAAARTVRRDTKVGAQAVTLGFATAKLTTQIFDDPSQLTFLLVAAGEMNRLVAHNVTALGIKKIIICNRSHERATALADELAQMATQAGRELDIELVPLDELAQVLPQADVVSSCSGSMHALIDVSMVRNALKQRRHEPMLLVDLAVPRDIEPKVGQLDDVYLYSVDDLQHVIAGNLQERQQAAVEAELLVGQLVADIEQQMQVQVARGQIDAYRKMADAHTQRLLAKAMERLLAGEDASQVMQVFAHKLSQTLTHSPSKLIRHVAMHADANTLDMVSHELIHGYRDKQV